ATTATTTCTTTGACCAGCTggatgtttttaatattaaacaaattggGTGGCCAGTTAGTTTAATGTGTGTACAATGTAGTATCTAGTATGTGTTGGAGCTATACCATTTACAGATTAATATAAGTTAGCACAATGGTTTAATAGCGGAATACTTTAATTTACTAAAAagtattatttctatttttgctGTTCCTGAGCCAAAGAAAAAACCTTTAATTTGAACTGCATGTATTACCTTAATAATATGCTAGGTGGAAAGTTTatggttaattaatacaagCTGTCAGGCATATTATACACCTGAAAAAAATCTGTAGGCAATTTTGATTTGTACAAGCTTTGTGACAACATATCGCAAAGAAGTAATTTTACTGCATATACCTTTCGTTTGTCGAGattccttatttttttctcaatCACAGTAACAACATGTTTCAGTGGATCTTGCGCAATACTTTCATAGTTGCCAGTGTATGACTTTGTATCCATGGTGTTGGCTTTCTGGACAACCATGCTACTCACAGTAAgattgaattataaaatagaTTTCACAAACCTATAAACGTAAACGTCTTTAAATTACGGCGACAAAACGCGTAGCAGTATGCTCAAAGATAAAGCAATAGCAAGGAATCCTCTTGTACGTTACATATTAGGCTGATGGGAAGTGTTAGAGATttgaggttggtagttagagGGCAAGGACTATTGGTTGAATTTAGGTGGTTGTTACGTTTAGAAATTAATGTTAGATTTTTCAGCAGCATCttaagtttgtatatatattgactATTCAACCTGACTTGAATTCTTTCTACCACTCAATTTCATTACAGCACTGCCGATTTTGACAAATTTCGACTTTTACACTACGGTGCTAAAAAGAAATTACGTTTATTGCACgcaaaaatgtcaaaattcgCGCTTTAAACGCCAAGAATAGCAATTACAAGCTACCTCGTGGGCAGCCTTGACCAATTATGAACGAACCAACAAGGTTAGTTCTATATATCCTACATGTGAGCAgccttttttctctttttctctCGTATGACGTAAAATGGGCGTGTATAGcttgattgttttaatataatgaGAGAAGCGTAGCTGTAAACTGTATAAAGTGGCGGCCATGTTGCTTGCTGTTGCTGTGCGGACGGTTATGGGCAGTTTCGGCTTCAGTTATGCGTTAAATACTGCATATAATGTGTAGTATTTAATGTATAGCGCATGGGGCACCTGTTCAAACAATGAGAGAAACCGGAGAAAAAGGCCTGCCGGGAGGTGGGCTATAAAGTACCGGGTAGAACAAAGCGAACAAAAGCGGAAAGATGTCGAAAACGACATCtgtaaatttgaattttacgCGGCGCGGAAGTTCTGTATGGCCCCGTtcgtaaattaaaaataattttgtgacCCGACAAATTTTAGATCACATACATATTGTAAACTATGTAAAGACATGAATGTAGGCATCCTACTAGAACAGTATCATGtttgcttatccacacactgcaagagtcttattatacatattacataacatcattttttatctcttcgaaaaccaTGGTGAATGTCATATTATCCAAAGAGAAGATATCTACACATCGTGCATAACTACTGACTTCCTACATATCCCATTCACTACACATTTGAGTagaaacttttattaaatcacAGTTTGAACATAATATACACAATCTAGGTAAGAAACTGAAGTTTAATTGAAGAAATGACATGAAATTGAAGTTGGCAATAAACACTAGAAAACTTTCAAGTAAAAAATGTCACAGATTAGTTGTAGGGGCAAGTTGTAAGAAGCAATTTGTACAGTGAGTTCTACATGGCACTAAAATGTTCATGGCAGAAGCGATGTACATGGTGGTCATTATTCTTGGGGTTCCTCGGGTACAACGCTTAACACAGAGCGTGGTCGCTCAGCAGACTTGCTGTACCTCATTATTGGGGGAAGATCTGTGAAGAGTTATGTGGAAAAGCATTGGTAACATTatcaactatatataatactatatataaatgcattgctatacaaataaatgatGTCTGGCTATTCACACATTGTAATTGGGTAGATCTGTGAGGTGTTGGATTAGATTAGCggatatttaacaaaacacctaaaaaaaattttattaaagaaagatcagattaattgaAACtatacatgttataactcctaTAGTTACCCTACCACATAATGctaaacaaccaacaaaacTCACTCAGTTTATCTTCCTCGGCTTCTTGCACGGCGGTTAACAATCGTTGGGCCGTACCAAGGGGGCGAGTAGACCTGGGTCGTCTTGGAGTCGCAATCGACCTCCTGCTTTCAACCCCATCATCTGGAACATAAATTGGGAGTTGGATGTTAATATTATTGGTGTTAATCTGGATCTTGAGcttaataaaattatgtaaaaagcCGGTggggtaaataaatattttaaaaaatgcaaaacacgATTGAATCTGTGCAGTCGGACCATATTTCAACTAAgtaataatctttgtttatgttatacagctaactatttattttacaaaacgtaattaaaattttaatttttctacgAATTTGAATACTCGTCAAGTGGTGACTACCACAGGAATTTCCTATCATATTTGTCACCACCTTATAACACCTTATAATACCAACCATAAATACAACTTACCACGTTCCAATAAATCTGGGGTATATTTCTCCGGCAtggaaacaacatttttcacATCACCAGCCGTCGATGTAGCTTCGTGCTTGAGTTGTTCTTCTTCTTGTGATATTGCTGACTTAATAATCTCCATTACCAAACCTTTTTCTAGAATAAACggaattgtgatgtcatgcgTGGATTGGAAAACTTAACCATTccagaaatataaaaagcgAGCACTTATAGCAAACCAAATATTGTAGCTTGTACAATTACAATGTGCACAatttaaatgttcaaatataTAACAGCTAGCACTACCATTGCCCATTttactctatatgggtgaggttatacAGCAAGGCATACCAGGGTACCTGAGATTTAGCCCGGAGTTGTTTCATTAGCCCACAgcacataaaaacaaaccactTCAAAAAATCAAATGCTTGCTTCAACACACAATTCGATAATTTGGCACTCCATGCAAATCCATAACAATttattagcagcaaaacgacagttgttaaaaacatgccacaggtaaaaactacttgaagtAAAGTGCTAAACACACATGCAATAAACTCACagtaagttgtatttaattaaaacaacgaagagatgAGAATTAggagcaaaacaacagttgttaaaacacgatgatgGTAAAAACTGCttgaaatgttaaataaaagcgtAGCTGGTAAACAAACATGCGAATATGCTTACATAATGTAatgacagcaaaacgacaTTTGTTAAATACATGCACATGAAACATGCTACTACATAACACTCTACTACACGTGCAACACTACACAGACCTCGATCTCCAGCTGACACCAACCACTGTTGTACTGAAGGTATGGAGTCTGTGTGAAGAACCTGACATAGAAGTTCCAACATCAAGGACTCAGTGTCGGGGTAGGAGGTGATGTGCTGGAGGTGGGAGGGTGTgagttaacattttatttatgtttttaaaaataatagcgaagatcaaattaattaaaatgacaAAGAGAAGAAAGttagcaacgacagtcattaaaaacaCTTCCTTTAAAAAGATCATCGGTTAAAAATAGGCTGTTGAACCTCAAGTGaagttgtaatttatttatcctcgcatgtaAGGGCAACAacacaacatatataacatatactcACATTATAATTCATTGGTCTTGGATATCTATGTGAGCTTCTGGATGTCGGTGGCTTGATGCGTCCCGTTCGACCTGGTGTGGtgatttatgatgtcataatgttcaTTCATGTcatattgtaataataataatgactattatttttttcttcctTGTTAATGAGGATAGTAAAAGTTTGCAACATTGAACATTATAACAacggtaaaacgacagtcgtgatcttataaataaaacagaagtgCAAAAAACAATTTACCGAAACATAAGCTTTTTTAgctgaaataataaaataccataaaaaacatatttttattttaaaagaaattatattatttaaaaaacgaaatcCACAGCAAAGCGTCGCATGGCTgttgcattaaatattttccttgAAATTAAACTTACGTGAATAGATGGTTTCCCGTTTAACAGCGGGTGTGGTCGGCACTGCTGGTTGTAATTCAACCTCAGGGAAAGTTAGTCCAACTTTGGTGCAAAAGTCGTGGAGTTCACCACGCCAAGATTCCGTGATCGGGACTAGGGGGTGAGAGGGTGATTATGGTGGAAATATTGACATACTGAGTGTGTCATTGGCACCAGGTGATCAAGGAATATCCGGTTATTATTTACGTGAGCATTTAATACCGGTGTGTAAATGGTGTCTAAGCGGTTGAATATATGGCGTGGGGAAGGCACGGTAGACACAAACTAATACGTGTGCACGGCTCATTAAATATAAGGAGTGAATGTTGCTTTGTTGGTAAGGAGACGATTTCATGTTACAAGTATCAAAGGTAATTTAATACTTAATATAAAGTTGTGACTCACCCAATCCAATCCTTGGCAATGCTTTTTCCCTGAAAGGATAATTCTGCAACCCAGTTATTGTATCAATAGGAAAGTCAGTGCTGTTTATACCAAGAGTGGTTGAAGCCAAGTGGTTCTTGAACAAATCATTTCGCTCTCTGAGAAAAAAAAGATACTGGAATTAATTTttgatgaatattttaaataagttacattggttaatttatttctataaaggaaaaaaagtttttcagaATGAAAATGCtataacagttttattttccttAGGCtaataaatcaatttaaattttaacattcaaATGAATTAGcttaagtattttatattatttttttataaattacaattaaaccaaatgtaaaacaaatatacatcCACCGTGGCCAGGATTTGAACCGGGAACCCTTACCTGCTTGTTGGTGTTGTTATGTTGAATCTATTAAGTGGAACACGACCAAAGTCGTTCACTGTGCAGATTGGTATTCCGTTCAAACCTGGGGAACATTAGAAAATGCtaaacatttattcttttgGAGGAGGGGGGGGGGCAAACTTTTGAATAGAAGCAGGCCTGCTGTTTTGCCGACAAACCacgtgtaaaataataaagtaagtaTTATATAGACTAATGGAAAATGGGTGGTGGTCCAAAATAATGGTCATATTTTATAGATTGATGTTCTACTCTAAGGGATTTTGGGGGAATTGGCCACTAATTAAAATGCATAATGGTTTGGGAGTAGTGGGCCAACTGCAGCTTAAACAAAATGCCCTTGTActataggaccttacccatatacaatagaacCACAATCTATTATAATCTTAATTCAACATGGTGTACAACCCAcgaacaaaagtaaaataaatatttttcataataGTCAAACCACAATcactattgtgatgtcatagttagcTTTGTTACGGTTGTACTAACattgttttgataaaatttgacaaatgttttacaaagttttatttgtagttGGTATTGACAGATCAAAATCTACTGGTTACTTTTTTAACAAGATTTTTAACCATTGGTGTAGCGTATAAAGTGTATACTAAACTGtcaatatatgaatgaatgcggaaaaaaatattaatcagaaaaacaattgtttgttGATTTGGTACATTAGGAAtcctttatgtttaaattctCTATGGTTGAGACCTGTACACACATGTATTGTGGGTTTGTGGGTTCTTACATGGTTTCTATATAGGTGGGGCAAGGGGATTTAAgtcaaagttggcccattactaaaaaaacttcaagaatagaatattaatctataaaaatactttcttACCTTTAATATGTCTCACTCTCACTGGGTGGGGGTTGTGCCGCGAGAAGAAAGAGGCTTGACTGTAAGAACCGAATGAACCGTCCCTGGATGCTGCTCGTGATCCTGTGGTTATGTGGGTATTATTATATGGGGGTTGCTACGTCTGCCCTTAGCCCAGAGGGTATGGGTTTGAATCTCAATGCTGCCAACATTGTGGGCAAGTGTGTTATTTggcaatcatccacaaagttacataaatggtaactcctaagctacatgaggtgtataaaacagaatacccacattataacgactgtcattgcccgccataggaggataaataagttacatacgtggtaatttgtaagtagccacatgaggtgtataaaacagaatacccacattataacgactgtcattgcccgccataggaggataaaaaagttacatacgtggtaacttgtaagcaggcacaaggtgtatgaaccagaacacccgtgttataacaacagctTCAGCAACAGGCATGGGACACTTTGCTTACCTGGCAATATTAAATCCTGCAACGGATATTCCACTGACTGCACTGGTTTAGGAAGAACATTGGTTTCATGCTTCTTATGTTTGAGTGGGGTGTGTGGGCCCTCATTCAGTGTGCCGCGAACCACCAGGATTTCTTGCGAGGTTTGAACACGCTGAAACTGGATGGGAAAatatgtgggaaatatgtaaccaatgaatgaatgtaaattgtttattcttgctcggccgaaaaacaacagtcattataacacaggtgttctgttgcatacaccGCGTGCATGCTTAACCTAAGGACAAACACAGTCACAATGGTGACAGTGATGAGTTTTGAACTCGTAATCTCTTATAGGAACAGTCCgaacagacacacatggtgtattcgtacacctcatgctccctgCCAAACCATTACCTCGATGATGGGCGTTGTACATTAGCAATCATTTCAGCCCGATTGAAATCTTTCAACTAAACCTAAACTACCCACAACCAACCTAATTAAATAAGACttgaataaaactatatagtgTACAATCCCATATAACATAATagtcaaatatatatataggggtTATTATACTGGTAATTAGGAGTGGTGCAGCTTAATTGTTCGGAGTTAAAAAGTAGTATTTGGTTAGCATATGACGTAGCAGGTAAATTCCTCACTGGCACTATAgctcaaaaataaaaatctgaGTTCTATTTTACTACAAGCAATGTAAATTGATACTTAGTACTATGTGTCTTATCTGTCTGCAGCATTGATATTATACAAGTATTGACATTGTGGCTTACAGATAAACCTTAAGTAACTACAATGTGTTGGTACAAGGACTTTAAAGGTTCTTCGCTTGTGATTTAAAGCGACATCGACTTCCATTGTTCgtgtattgtgatgtaaacGACAAATACCGCGAATACTGCGTCACTCGTTGCTAGGCGACCGTAGCGACATCTAACGGGGCAGAGTTTTACAAAAGCGATGGGGTGGCGGCGTAACTATACTGGTATATGCCAAATGaataattgcttaaaacacgattttcTAGTAACCACACTGATGTGTTTAACATGTAAAATACACTGCTAGATCTGAACTGGTGCATATACACAACGCTACAGACATAGAAGCATTGCAAACGGCAACTGGCACTTTTGCCCGGGGAATAATACGTCGGGCTATTTTACTTCtgctttttaaactataaagttAGCAAATCTTCTGCAATTCAGCTGTACACGTATATCAAATACGCTTCATTACTTATTAGACCGTGCACCAACAAAGTCCACTGCAGCGGCAAGCACGAATTGCCCGAGGATTAAAACGTATTTTATACCTTCTGTCCAGAGTCcgtgtttatatacggactctgcttCTGTTTATCAAACTAAGTGAGTCAGCAAGAGCCATAACAACCTATCTGCTGCAGAAACACCGCTCCCTTTGCACTGAAGCGTCGTTTGCCCGAGGAAAAGAACGTTTCGTGCGATTTGTCGTTATAAGCTGCTACtacttataataaattaaaactatacaaGGCTAAACTTCTAACTTATAGATCGAGTTAAAAACGTTGCTACTTCGTATCTGCTGCACACATACTACTACTAACATTGCAAACGCTGAAAAATACTGGACTGCAAAGTAACTTTAGCGCGTAAGCTCGAAGGATGAAACGTTTTTAGATCATTTGGCAATTTGCAGTTTTAATCAAGCCAACAGAATTGCGACAGCTCAACTTTGGTGTTCACACCGCCAACACCTCTTATACTGCGCAGAACTGCATTAAATGCGAGGACTGGCACTTTAGCCCGAAGGATAAAACAAGGAGAAAAGGCAGTTTGATACGTAGTGGGGGATTCCCCGTTGACGTTATCATAGCAAATACAACGAACACGATTATGGCAGCGAATGCAAAGTGACTGAAGAGGAACAAAACATAGACAAGGAACATTGGGTTTAAGGCAGTGGTTATTGATAATAGGAGTCGTATAAAGTGTTGGTCATACAgataaacaatcacccacaaagttacatacgtggaacttgtaagcgagcacgaggtgtatgaaacagaacatccgtgttataacgactgtcgttgccccgccatgcagggataaagtaagttcaTTCTTTctttaacaacaataaaagtttcatacaccagATATCAATATATTCACACAAAGTCCGGGAAAGAAAACGATTATTCCTGCGTTAGAGGGTGATGGATTCGAATCCAGGTTAGGCAAGCATAGATCACTATTTCGCAAACTTTGGGGTGTTCCCATCgttttgttgtttctgttCATTCCTTCGGTGTCGCATCAGCGCCTGTGGACAGAATATGAAGTTTAGGATTCCATATGGGTGGggtcattgttttgtttatcctcatgtggccgaaaacgatagtcgttataatatgggtgttctgtttcatacacctcatgctcgcttacaaaTACCATATTATAGTAAAATTGTAAGTTgaaatatggtttataatgCAAGTGAAAACAGGGTCGAACACGATAAGAAGCAACCTGAATATAAAGGACGTCGTAGCAACGGTACGGAAATATTTGCGCTTTCAGTTTATTTTCACCAGtttctaaacttttaaagttaccagaatagttataaataaagttttaggGTGATGGGATGTATTTGTACGATTATATTCTTAAGTAACAAATCATGGCATGAAACCTCACTCATATACATTACAACTCGCCTTGTACTCGGATATTCGAAGTCGTTTCCCGTCCACAATGCAAGTTCGTTTCGGtcttggtttatatttataatccGGATATTTCTCTAAATGCAGTTTGTTCAATCTGGTTTGTTCGTCGTAGAAAGGTCGTTTCTCATTACTTGACATCTCCTTCCATTTGGCCCCTGTTGTACATAAGGGGTGTTATTGTTGCGCATATGAGTTTTCAATGTTGCGCATAcggttttttttattgttgcgCATACGGGTTTTTATTGTTGCGCATACGGGTTTTTATTGTTGCGCATACGGGTTTTTATTGTTGCGCATACGGGTTTTTATTGTTGCGCATACGGGTTTTTATAGTTGCGCATACGGGTTTTTATAGTTGCGCATACGGGTTTTTATTGTTGCGCATACGGGTTTTTATTGTTGCGCATACGGGTTTTTATTGTTGCGCATACGGGTTTTTATTGTTGCGCATACGGGTTTTTATTGTTGCGCATACGGGTTTTTATTGTTGCGCATACGGGTTTTTTACTGTTGCGCACACgggtttttattgtttcgCATACGGGCTATTGTTGCTCATACAACATACGAAGCTACAAGCGTAcaaataacatatagtagggtaaggaAAGACGGAAcgcctttagaacataatacccaaatatcctaatcatggtttaaattaaaaaaattaacaacg
This genomic interval from Ciona intestinalis unplaced genomic scaffold, KH HT000077.2, whole genome shotgun sequence contains the following:
- the LOC100186050 gene encoding protein TBATA; this encodes MNYNHITSYPDTESLMLELLCQVLHTDSIPSVQQWLVSAGDREKGLVMEIIKSAISQEEEQLKHEATSTAGDVKNVVSMPEKYTPDLLERDDGVESRRSIATPRRPRSTRPLGTAQRLLTAVQEAEEDKLNLPPIMRYSKSAERPRSVLSVVPEEPQE